A region of the Chrysiogenia bacterium genome:
CGGCAGGAGGCCTTGCGGGGGAGGGGCTTGACGTTTCGGTTAGGGTCCATATAGTTAGGCACCTAATTAGATCGGGCCGCGCCCGACGAGGAATTCATGCTCTATCTACGCAAACTGCCCCAGCACGACGTTCTGCAGAACATGGCCGAGCGCATCCCGGAGGCCGAGCCGCTGTCCATCGAGAGCTGCCTTCTCTTGCTGCGCGTGGCGGGTGACATGCGGACGCTGCTCGACGAGAGCCTGGCTGCGGGCGGCACTTCCCACGGTCGTTTTACCATCCTGATGCTGCTCTACCGCCACCGCGAAGATGATGCCGGGGTGCTTCCCTCCGAGCTGGCCGAGTGGGCGGGCGTGAGCCGCGCGACGGTGACGGGTCTTCTCTCGGGCCTTGAATCACTGGGGCTCATCGAGCGCGTGCGCGACCCGCAGGCGCGCGATCGCCGCCTGTTCAGCGCGCGGCTCACCGCAAGCGGCATCGAGTTCATTGAAAAGACCCTGCCCGGACACACGCGGCTCGTGGCCCTCATGCTTGCACCGCTCTCGGACCGCGAAAAGAAACAGCTCGCCGCGCTGCTCGGCAAGATCGATGGCGGGCTGGGCGCCGCCCGCGAGTCGCTGCCCGCAAAATCCACAACGGGGAAACGCTCATCATGACACGTAAAAAGTTGCTGCTGACGCTCGCCGCCGTGATCGGCATCGCCGCCCTCGCCGGTGCCAGCCGGGCGGTCTATTACATCATCCATTTTGAGACCACCGACGACGCGCAGATCCAGGGTGATATCTATCCGGTCGCGCCCAAGATTTCCGGCTATGTGGGGCGGGTCTACGTGAAGGAGAACGAGCGCGTGGAGGCCGGCGCGCTGCTGCTCGAGCTCGAACCCCGTGACTACGAGGTGAAGCGCGACACCGCGCGCGCCGGGCTCGAGCGGGCGCAGGCCGCTGTCGCCGTTGCCGGCGCGCAGGTGCAGCAGGCGCGCGCCCAGCGCGACCAGAGCAGCACCGAGGAAAAACGCTACGCCACGCTGCTCAAACGCCGTGAGGTGTCCGAGCAACAGTATGAGGCCGTTCGCGCCACCGCCATCAGCGCAGCCGCCGCCTATGACGCCGCCCTGCAGCAGGTCGGCGTCGAGAAGGCGCGTCTCGATGAGGAAAAAGCGCTGCTGGAGGCTGCCGAGCTCAACGTCTCCTACACCACCCTCCACGCGCCCGCCGCTGGCATCGTCGCCCACAAGAGCATCGAGCCCGGCCAGTTCGTGCAGGCGGGCCAGCCGCTTATGGCCATTGTCGATACCGACAATCTGTGGGTCGTGGCGAACTTCAAGGAAACCCAGCTCCAGAAAATGCACACGGGGCAGGAAACGCGCATCAAGGTCGATGCCTATCCCGAGCACGACCTGACCGGGATGATCGACTCCATCTCACCCGCGACGGGCGCGCGCTTTGCGCTGCTGCCGCCCGACAACGCGACCGGCAACTTCGTGAAGGTCGTCCAGCGTGTTCCGGTAAAGATCGTCTTTCGCGACGCCTTGCCGGAGCGGCTGAATCTGCTGATCGGCATGAGCGTGGAAGCCGAAGTGGACCTGCGAGAAACCCCTGCAAGCGGACACGCCAGCGTTCGCTGAGCGCGCGGAGCGAGTCACCCATGGCCGAAGTCGGCGCCAGAAAATGGATCATCACCGTCACGGTGATCCTGGCATCGGTGATCGAGATCATCGATACCTCCATCGTCAACGTGGCGCTGCCGCACATGATGGGCAATCTCTCGGCGACGCTCGATGAGGTCGCCTGGGTCATCACTTCCTACGTGGTGGCAAACGTCATCGTGGTGCCCATGACCGGGTGGCTCTCCATGCGCTTTGGCCGGCGCAACTACTTCGTGGGTTCCATTCTGCTCTTTACCGCTGCGTCGTTCTTCTGCGGGCAGGCCACCAGCATCTGGGAACTGGTCGCGTTCCGTCTGATCCAGGGCGTGGGCGGCGGCGCGCTGCTCTCGACGTCGCAATCGATCCTTGTCGAGACCTTTCCGCCCGAGGAACTGGGCTTTGCCAATGGGCTATTCGGCCTGGGCGTGGTGATGGGCCCGACGGTGGGCCCGACGCTGGGCGGCTGGATCACCGACAGTTT
Encoded here:
- a CDS encoding HlyD family secretion protein encodes the protein MTRKKLLLTLAAVIGIAALAGASRAVYYIIHFETTDDAQIQGDIYPVAPKISGYVGRVYVKENERVEAGALLLELEPRDYEVKRDTARAGLERAQAAVAVAGAQVQQARAQRDQSSTEEKRYATLLKRREVSEQQYEAVRATAISAAAAYDAALQQVGVEKARLDEEKALLEAAELNVSYTTLHAPAAGIVAHKSIEPGQFVQAGQPLMAIVDTDNLWVVANFKETQLQKMHTGQETRIKVDAYPEHDLTGMIDSISPATGARFALLPPDNATGNFVKVVQRVPVKIVFRDALPERLNLLIGMSVEAEVDLRETPASGHASVR
- a CDS encoding MarR family transcriptional regulator gives rise to the protein MLYLRKLPQHDVLQNMAERIPEAEPLSIESCLLLLRVAGDMRTLLDESLAAGGTSHGRFTILMLLYRHREDDAGVLPSELAEWAGVSRATVTGLLSGLESLGLIERVRDPQARDRRLFSARLTASGIEFIEKTLPGHTRLVALMLAPLSDREKKQLAALLGKIDGGLGAARESLPAKSTTGKRSS